One window of Campylobacter concisus genomic DNA carries:
- a CDS encoding type VI secretion system baseplate subunit TssG — translation MNKELNQASFFKLVKNCLKYHDRRDIFLKNSPSFAYPINELESLNKEDAVKIVVNFMGLLGSASHLTSYILEKISKSSDNNFEKFFDFFDNYLLWLFFDSISLKNYARSFEKELDDKISKILLDILNINDKKLAKKFLPFSPLIISQRRPKREIEFTLQHHFNLKNKLFLLENLPNQIFIAPSNLNLLGIKNRTLGRNFILGKKLFEKQTKIAVYINGIDYEEAIDFFPKRRKFKELQDTLIFFTNNEFVADLYIKINYSQKMQLKLGIDESYSKIGLGARLKSNKNMSNFIKFRLCS, via the coding sequence ATGAACAAAGAACTAAATCAAGCTTCTTTTTTTAAGTTAGTAAAGAACTGCCTAAAGTACCACGATAGAAGAGATATTTTTTTAAAAAATAGCCCAAGTTTTGCTTATCCGATTAATGAGCTTGAAAGCTTAAATAAAGAGGATGCAGTAAAAATTGTCGTAAATTTTATGGGTCTTTTGGGAAGTGCCTCGCATCTTACAAGCTATATTTTAGAAAAGATCTCAAAGAGTAGCGATAATAATTTTGAGAAATTTTTTGACTTTTTTGACAATTACTTGCTTTGGCTTTTCTTTGATAGCATTAGTTTAAAAAATTATGCAAGATCCTTTGAAAAAGAGCTTGATGATAAAATTTCAAAGATTTTATTGGATATATTAAACATAAACGATAAAAAATTAGCAAAAAAATTCTTACCATTTTCTCCGCTTATCATTAGCCAAAGAAGGCCTAAAAGAGAGATCGAGTTTACCTTGCAGCATCATTTTAATTTAAAAAATAAACTATTTTTGCTGGAAAATTTACCAAATCAAATTTTTATAGCGCCTTCAAATTTAAATTTGCTTGGTATCAAAAATAGGACTTTGGGTAGAAATTTTATACTTGGTAAAAAGCTTTTTGAGAAACAAACTAAGATAGCAGTTTATATAAATGGCATAGATTATGAAGAAGCTATTGATTTTTTTCCAAAAAGAAGAAAATTTAAAGAGCTTCAAGATACTCTTATCTTTTTTACAAACAATGAATTTGTTGCCGATTTATACATAAAAATAAACTATTCTCAAAAGATGCAATTAAAGCTTGGGATAGATGAAAGTTATAGTAAAATAGGCCTTGGTGCAAGGCTTAAAAGTAATAAAAATATGTCAAATTTTATAAAATTTAGGCTTTGCTCTTAA
- the tssM gene encoding type VI secretion system membrane subunit TssM, translating to MAFIDYLRRFFVFFRFKHSTILVASIALSILFWLYAPLIAFNDVYSFASISSRVTILIAFWAVILFFVLIKPLMHYLASQKDEKNNKLKEIKKESMDSFGKAKRNFMLSLKDAKTTWKKDINFKKLPLIMIMGNEGAGKSAFINYSNIEFPLSDSLDTYKKIHKSTTNFNLYISKFGALLDTEGIHFAQESLYQPTATEELPEDDVDKNRDYLLKKSIWSEFLHFLKRNDFNARLSGAVLIIDTKKFLEGTQEYFDELIRYMIKRVNDCEKHLNIKFPIYIVFSKLDLIDGMGDYFRLFNEDVANKALGINLDPNFSKQSLETELKRLSESLFKHLMSKNSISHLLEDKKRSYLFLKQLDNFFALVKDFVTKLSSQNALKNSSTINGIYFVSAYQENIPINYLTNTICDRYNIKKPLLRAVNNYSKQSYFVKSFLKEIAFKANLNKFGAQNRFTKFANFVLVAILCAGVYLGSSFILDTKNIKEQNAINNANKISSYLDGKKYKDLSPTQKIELLNLLKQSLNDYPRIFSGDTKFEYITLDTSYKGFTPVKALYYDLNADFFKNTVLTEMENILKNEIDPDKLIKAFYMYDSLFDKDYTNVDLFKIWISTNWDKFEKYGVAKDEFLSHIEAILKAENLNITADTVAQSIANTRLSPVQRAQRLYYILEFISFKDDKSFYDIKKDVENLYTVVQEKEAFKPFNKIYTKENLRDFLSKLSSNIDQTAGIESWLMETNSSLKDISSSDKKELSIAVIELYLQNYADKWSQILREIEPNEFSTKKEVIEELDILSKRENPLNSLIKLTNQNTNLNDENLLKYIYSLGFASSEIKRVFSDFSAKFTNYHALNSNDLLDIISNDVTSVYKKVSDYNFEMLQSNDDKIVYAINGIKNENDPFVVLNNDAKKLPDELNEYYQKLSTLAWKQVENGASALLSTAYRDDVFDDFESLIKPFYPFNEQSPKAVSIEEFKRFFGKNGTWNSFYDRYLKQILSKTADGYKIRPKYAKELRFSRDFLKNIAYIDRISNLMLDSNDELKLNYNLKAVDLSANFSHINISYSNNSLTYDHTIASNLIVSSKNFDISTQFKFNAVSSTGSERKELSFDGEWGWYKILKASNFSSVGVSTLNFDGRRDSYFGFEVTPNGGELLELMDIIPTINLPKKMLY from the coding sequence ATGGCATTTATCGATTACCTAAGAAGATTTTTTGTCTTTTTTAGATTTAAACACAGTACAATTTTGGTAGCTTCTATTGCATTAAGCATCTTATTTTGGCTTTACGCTCCACTTATAGCTTTTAACGATGTATATAGCTTTGCTAGTATAAGTTCAAGAGTCACTATATTAATTGCATTTTGGGCAGTTATTTTGTTTTTTGTTTTAATCAAACCATTAATGCACTATTTAGCATCTCAAAAAGATGAAAAAAATAATAAGTTAAAAGAGATAAAAAAAGAGTCTATGGATAGCTTTGGTAAGGCAAAAAGAAATTTTATGCTTTCTTTGAAAGATGCCAAAACAACATGGAAAAAAGATATAAATTTTAAAAAATTACCTTTAATAATGATAATGGGTAATGAAGGTGCTGGAAAGAGCGCATTTATAAACTACTCAAATATCGAATTTCCATTATCTGATAGTTTAGATACTTATAAAAAAATACACAAAAGTACAACAAACTTTAATCTTTACATTTCAAAATTTGGTGCGCTTTTAGATACTGAGGGTATACATTTTGCACAAGAGAGCTTGTATCAGCCAACAGCTACTGAAGAGCTTCCTGAGGATGATGTGGATAAAAATAGGGATTACTTGCTTAAAAAAAGTATCTGGAGTGAATTTTTGCACTTTTTAAAACGAAATGATTTTAACGCTAGATTAAGTGGCGCGGTTTTAATCATAGACACTAAAAAATTCCTCGAAGGCACTCAAGAATATTTTGATGAATTAATTAGATATATGATAAAAAGGGTTAATGACTGTGAGAAACATCTAAACATTAAATTCCCTATTTATATTGTTTTTAGCAAACTTGACTTAATAGATGGTATGGGAGATTATTTCAGGCTTTTCAATGAAGATGTGGCAAATAAAGCTTTAGGAATAAACTTAGATCCAAATTTCTCAAAACAATCACTAGAAACTGAGCTAAAAAGACTAAGCGAGTCACTATTTAAACATCTCATGAGTAAGAACTCGATTTCGCATTTATTGGAAGATAAAAAACGTTCATATCTCTTTTTAAAACAACTTGATAATTTTTTTGCTTTAGTGAAAGATTTTGTAACAAAACTAAGCTCTCAAAATGCACTTAAAAATAGCTCAACCATAAATGGAATTTATTTCGTCAGTGCTTATCAAGAAAATATACCTATAAACTACCTTACAAACACTATTTGCGATAGATATAACATCAAAAAACCACTTTTAAGAGCAGTAAATAACTATAGTAAACAAAGCTATTTTGTAAAATCATTTTTAAAAGAGATAGCTTTTAAAGCCAACTTAAATAAATTTGGTGCTCAAAATAGATTTACAAAATTTGCAAATTTTGTTTTAGTAGCCATACTTTGTGCCGGAGTATATTTGGGTTCTAGTTTTATTCTAGACACCAAAAACATAAAAGAGCAAAATGCTATAAATAATGCAAATAAAATTTCTTCATACCTTGATGGTAAAAAATACAAGGATCTCTCTCCAACACAAAAGATTGAGCTTCTAAATTTACTAAAACAAAGTCTAAATGACTATCCAAGAATATTTAGCGGCGATACTAAATTTGAGTATATAACACTAGATACTTCGTATAAAGGCTTCACTCCAGTTAAAGCACTTTACTATGATTTAAATGCTGATTTTTTTAAAAATACAGTTTTAACTGAAATGGAAAATATACTAAAAAATGAAATTGATCCAGATAAGCTAATAAAAGCATTTTATATGTATGATTCGCTCTTTGACAAAGACTATACAAATGTGGATTTATTTAAAATTTGGATTAGCACAAACTGGGATAAATTTGAAAAATATGGCGTTGCAAAAGATGAATTTTTATCTCATATTGAGGCTATCTTAAAGGCAGAAAATTTAAATATAACCGCAGATACAGTTGCTCAAAGTATAGCAAATACGAGGCTATCACCTGTCCAAAGAGCACAAAGGCTCTACTATATACTTGAGTTCATATCATTCAAGGACGATAAATCTTTTTACGATATTAAAAAAGATGTTGAAAATTTATACACAGTAGTCCAAGAAAAAGAAGCATTTAAGCCATTTAATAAAATTTATACAAAAGAAAATTTAAGAGATTTCTTGTCAAAGCTTAGCTCAAACATAGATCAAACAGCTGGAATAGAATCTTGGTTAATGGAGACAAATTCTTCTTTAAAAGATATTAGTTCAAGTGATAAGAAGGAGCTAAGCATTGCTGTAATAGAGCTTTATTTACAAAATTATGCTGATAAATGGAGTCAAATTTTAAGAGAAATAGAGCCAAATGAATTTAGCACAAAAAAAGAGGTCATAGAAGAGCTCGACATCTTGTCAAAGAGAGAAAATCCTTTAAATTCTTTAATAAAATTAACTAATCAAAATACAAATTTAAATGATGAGAATTTACTAAAATATATCTATTCTCTAGGATTTGCTTCAAGTGAGATAAAGCGTGTTTTCAGTGATTTTAGTGCTAAATTTACTAACTATCATGCGTTAAATTCTAATGACTTGCTAGATATTATAAGTAATGACGTAACAAGCGTTTATAAAAAAGTTAGTGACTATAACTTCGAAATGCTTCAAAGTAACGATGATAAAATAGTTTATGCAATAAATGGCATAAAAAACGAAAACGACCCATTTGTTGTCTTGAATAATGATGCTAAGAAGCTTCCAGATGAGTTAAATGAATATTATCAAAAGTTATCGACACTTGCGTGGAAACAAGTAGAAAATGGCGCTTCAGCGCTTTTATCAACAGCATATAGAGATGATGTTTTTGATGATTTTGAAAGTCTTATCAAGCCATTTTATCCATTTAATGAACAATCTCCAAAGGCTGTTAGCATAGAAGAATTTAAAAGATTTTTTGGCAAAAACGGAACTTGGAATAGCTTTTATGATAGATATCTAAAACAAATCTTAAGTAAAACAGCTGATGGTTATAAAATAAGACCAAAATACGCAAAAGAGCTAAGATTTAGTAGGGATTTTCTTAAAAATATTGCCTATATAGACAGAATTTCAAATTTAATGCTTGATTCAAATGATGAGCTAAAATTAAATTATAATTTAAAAGCTGTTGACTTATCGGCAAATTTTAGCCATATAAATATTAGTTATTCTAATAACTCTTTGACTTATGATCATACAATTGCCTCAAATTTGATAGTTTCAAGCAAAAATTTTGATATATCAACGCAGTTTAAATTCAATGCAGTTTCAAGTACTGGAAGCGAGAGAAAAGAGCTAAGCTTTGATGGAGAATGGGGCTGGTATAAGATATTAAAAGCTTCAAATTTTAGTAGTGTTGGCGTTAGTACGCTTAATTTTGATGGTAGAAGAGATTCGTATTTTGGCTTTGAAGTAACACCAAATGGAGGAGAGCTTTTAGAGCTTATGGATATCATACCAACGATAAATTTACCAAAGAAGATGCTTTATTAA
- a CDS encoding type VI secretion system Vgr family protein produces the protein MDLFNISKKKLEVKNDNTDLKDFKEKTTSQNAKDNVDAFIRVYPKSPLMGKIFDAAGEGVKRGIDDQTEIKFRKYKEAKRLGILEESKPTIKLNDADIKEFEKRLQEEENEKRLKEQQMDKNLTSPTSSLTKPVMLASGNSVATDGFVDYGVSNDTFSTLHIANESNDKFIVTRADIYENLESIFSIECFAYINLVKNPLYENLDTIYNNDKSYSSIYKYLDKSIKLSIKRPSSTNKNIVPDGSSNDMHFSGIVSDVEYLGVDDETSTNIDKKYFFKFKLTSPLYRLSINRANRIYTDQSILEVVKDILAFNKQRLTKELDFSNIKNNYNKREFIAQYNESDLAFITRICHDSGIYFYEDNEKIYFHDTFILAYSNQNENFTSSDISNGKEARKVSFNINLNNNLATEHINKITKSETLKANSFTHSFQNTAYPNVLESKNEKIFDEQVNIYDKHINLDEYSFSDTSLLEVSTYLKKLRSDMLLKEFTASSNVFALNLNDNISVAIDASKGEYEFKIIALKHTYIDESVLENTLNLGDNVPFKDKKFISSYTNEISIIPSSVKFVPSYKQKPKAPDITLGLVVGQDGLNSQNNTIHTDSYGRVKVRLNAFSTQEIIDKDDVINASYHKSAYLRVITPIASNSSGFFAIPRIGDEVIISFLQNDIDNPVVSGSLYNASNTPLVNVDSNYHQTSLSSKTIGANETGINEITLSNLKNKEQIYVKAEKDYDELVNNDFSQTILNDKNSQVHGSYTERVKKAHIQTIDLAKNVNVGGEYLTTVGLSKDTVVGVSNTLNIAVDNNTRVGQDSHEFVGHDKFVEVKSNLNTTIHNDEMKEVKGTKEQNVDGGYKLNSQKGINEFSNEHIVLQANSYIDINAKSNFTTKTAAQHTEIADSKFSNIETTYEVNAKDKIIHQVGSTKVTIEGSSVVIEVAGVKAIFDSRGLRVIGGDIKAL, from the coding sequence ATGGATTTATTTAATATAAGCAAGAAGAAACTCGAAGTAAAAAATGATAATACTGATTTAAAAGACTTTAAAGAAAAAACTACCTCACAAAATGCAAAAGACAATGTAGATGCTTTTATAAGAGTTTATCCTAAATCTCCGCTAATGGGCAAAATTTTTGATGCTGCTGGAGAAGGAGTAAAAAGAGGCATAGACGATCAAACAGAAATTAAATTCAGAAAATATAAAGAGGCAAAAAGGCTTGGCATACTGGAAGAGTCAAAGCCTACGATTAAATTAAATGATGCTGATATTAAAGAATTTGAAAAAAGATTACAAGAAGAAGAAAACGAAAAAAGATTGAAAGAGCAACAAATGGACAAAAATTTAACATCACCAACATCATCACTGACTAAGCCTGTCATGCTAGCATCTGGCAACTCAGTAGCAACAGATGGCTTTGTGGACTACGGCGTATCTAACGATACCTTCTCGACTCTTCATATAGCAAACGAGTCAAACGATAAATTTATCGTTACACGTGCAGATATTTATGAAAATTTAGAAAGTATATTTAGCATAGAGTGCTTTGCCTATATAAATTTGGTGAAAAACCCGCTTTATGAAAATTTAGACACCATCTACAATAACGATAAAAGCTACTCAAGCATATATAAATATCTTGATAAAAGTATAAAGCTAAGCATAAAAAGGCCGTCTTCAACAAATAAAAATATCGTCCCAGATGGTAGCTCAAACGATATGCACTTTAGTGGAATAGTAAGCGATGTAGAGTATCTTGGAGTAGATGATGAGACTAGTACAAATATAGATAAAAAATACTTCTTTAAATTCAAGCTAACTTCACCACTATATAGACTAAGCATAAATAGAGCAAACAGAATTTATACAGACCAGAGCATTTTAGAAGTAGTAAAAGATATTTTGGCTTTTAATAAACAAAGACTAACCAAAGAGCTAGACTTCTCAAATATCAAAAATAACTACAACAAGAGAGAATTTATAGCCCAGTACAATGAGAGTGACCTAGCTTTCATAACAAGGATTTGTCATGATAGTGGTATATATTTTTATGAAGACAATGAAAAAATTTATTTTCATGATACATTTATACTAGCTTATAGCAATCAAAATGAAAATTTTACTTCAAGTGACATAAGTAACGGCAAGGAAGCTAGAAAAGTAAGTTTTAATATAAATTTGAATAATAATCTAGCAACCGAACACATAAATAAAATAACAAAGAGCGAGACGCTAAAGGCAAATAGCTTTACGCACTCTTTTCAAAATACAGCTTATCCAAATGTGTTAGAGAGTAAAAATGAAAAGATATTTGACGAGCAGGTAAATATCTATGATAAGCATATAAATTTGGACGAGTATTCATTTAGTGATACTAGCTTGCTTGAAGTTAGCACATATCTTAAAAAACTAAGAAGCGATATGCTTTTAAAAGAATTTACCGCTAGCTCAAATGTATTTGCGCTAAATTTAAATGACAATATCTCGGTAGCTATTGACGCTAGCAAGGGTGAATATGAGTTTAAAATAATAGCTTTAAAGCATACTTATATTGATGAGAGCGTTTTAGAAAATACCTTAAATTTAGGCGATAATGTCCCGTTTAAAGATAAAAAATTTATAAGCTCATACACAAATGAGATAAGCATCATTCCAAGTAGTGTGAAATTTGTCCCAAGCTACAAACAAAAGCCAAAAGCACCAGACATCACGCTAGGTCTTGTAGTCGGTCAAGATGGACTAAACAGCCAAAATAACACGATCCATACTGATAGCTATGGCAGGGTAAAGGTGAGGTTAAATGCTTTTAGTACGCAAGAGATAATCGATAAAGACGATGTCATCAACGCAAGCTATCACAAGAGTGCTTATCTAAGAGTGATAACGCCTATTGCTAGCAATAGCTCAGGATTTTTTGCCATACCAAGGATCGGCGATGAGGTTATCATCTCGTTTTTACAAAATGACATAGACAACCCAGTAGTAAGTGGTAGCCTATATAATGCTTCAAATACGCCACTTGTAAATGTAGACAGTAACTATCACCAAACATCTCTTAGCTCAAAAACAATTGGTGCAAATGAGACCGGTATAAACGAGATCACTTTATCAAATTTAAAAAATAAAGAGCAAATTTATGTAAAAGCAGAAAAGGACTATGACGAGCTTGTAAATAATGACTTTTCTCAAACAATACTAAATGACAAAAACTCACAAGTGCATGGAAGTTATACTGAACGAGTAAAAAAAGCTCACATCCAGACGATAGATCTTGCTAAAAATGTAAATGTCGGAGGCGAGTATCTAACAACAGTTGGACTTTCAAAAGATACAGTAGTTGGTGTCTCAAATACGCTAAACATAGCTGTTGATAACAATACAAGAGTAGGTCAAGATAGTCATGAATTTGTAGGACATGATAAATTTGTGGAAGTAAAATCAAATCTTAATACGACCATACATAATGATGAGATGAAAGAGGTAAAAGGCACAAAAGAGCAGAACGTAGATGGTGGCTATAAGCTAAATTCACAAAAAGGCATAAATGAATTTAGTAATGAGCATATTGTGCTTCAGGCAAATAGCTACATTGATATAAATGCTAAGTCAAATTTCACAACAAAAACAGCTGCCCAGCACACTGAGATTGCTGATTCAAAATTTAGCAATATAGAGACGACTTATGAGGTAAATGCCAAAGATAAGATAATCCATCAAGTAGGTAGCACAAAAGTAACGATAGAAGGATCAAGCGTCGTGATAGAAGTAGCTGGCGTAAAGGCGATATTTGATAGTAGAGGGCTAAGAGTTATCGGTGGAGATATAAAGGCTTTATAA
- a CDS encoding Hcp family type VI secretion system effector has translation MSQPVYIKVKGSTQGLISSGASTEASIGNRYQSGHEDEIMAQEVSHIVTVPTDPQSGQPSGQRVHKPFSFTTSLNKAVPLLYNALTQGERLPEVEIYWYRTSTSGGAEHFFTTKLEDATITDITLVSPNAQDKLNSDKTELFKVSMNYRKIVWEHVAAGTSGSDDWREATKKA, from the coding sequence ATGTCACAACCAGTGTATATTAAAGTGAAAGGTTCTACACAAGGACTTATTTCAAGCGGTGCTTCAACAGAAGCTAGTATAGGTAATCGCTATCAGTCAGGTCACGAAGATGAGATCATGGCTCAAGAGGTTTCTCATATAGTAACAGTTCCAACTGATCCACAAAGTGGCCAACCATCAGGTCAAAGAGTTCATAAGCCATTTAGTTTTACTACATCACTAAATAAAGCTGTTCCACTTCTTTACAATGCTTTAACACAAGGTGAAAGACTTCCAGAGGTTGAGATCTATTGGTATAGAACATCAACTAGTGGTGGTGCAGAGCATTTCTTTACTACAAAACTAGAAGATGCAACTATAACAGATATTACTCTAGTAAGTCCAAATGCTCAAGACAAGCTAAACAGTGATAAAACAGAGCTTTTCAAAGTTTCAATGAACTATAGAAAGATAGTTTGGGAACACGTAGCTGCAGGCACAAGCGGAAGCGACGACTGGAGAGAAGCTACTAAAAAAGCTTAA